In the Acidobacteriota bacterium genome, TGTCGCCTTCGAGGGTGACGTCGATCTGGATCAGGGGGCCCTCGGCGAGCAGCCGCGAAACCAGATCCTCGTTGGCCAGCAGGCGCAGCATGCCGCGGCGGGTCGAAGGGAACTCCGCCGCCCAATCGACGGTGCCGATCATGTAGCCGTACTCTTCCCGTTTGACCGTCGACGGCGAGACCCGGACGGTCATCCCCGGCGCCACTTGTTTACCCTCCGATGCCGGCACGAAAAGCACCGCCACCAGGTCTTCCTCCGGAACTTCGAGGGACAGGATCGGCGTGCTGCCGTCGACCACGTCGCCGGGATCGACCATCAGCTCGAGCACCCGGCCCTGCCGCGGCGCCACGATGTTGAGGTTCTCGCGCAGCCGGGCCTCGAGATCGGCGATCTCGTAGCCGAGGTTGCGAACTTCAGTGCGCTGAGCCTCGATCTCTTTGAGGATGCTCTGCTCGGTCTCCAGGCGACTGAGCTCGAGACCATCGAGGTCGAGACGGTTGTTGGCGATGCGGTCGCGGGTGGCGTTGAGCTCCTGCTTGGTGGTGACCAGCTTCTGCTGCGTGATCAGGCCATCGGCGAGCAGCCCTTCTTCGGCGGCGATGCGTTCTTCGAGCAGGCGGCGGTCGCTCTCCAGAGTGGCCAGGGCCTGCTCCAGCTGAGAGCGCTGCTGGCGACGATTCCGCGCTTGCAGTCGGCGCTGCTCATCGGAGAAGGAGAGCAGCTTGTCGAGCTCCTCCTGCTGGGTATCGCGCTTGGCCCGGGTCTCGGCGAGCTCCCGCTCGAGGGCCTCTTGTCGCACCGTCGCCACCACCTGGCCGCTGCGAATCGCGTCGCCCACCTGGACGCGGACATCGGCAATTTGGCCGCTGGCTCGCGCCACCAGGTCGGAGACGCCGCCGCGGCGCAGCAGGATGCCTTCGCCGCCGGC is a window encoding:
- a CDS encoding NHLP bacteriocin system secretion protein: MIFRKVALERLSSPEQLDQLMRVTTPVGWLALGAIGCLLAATLAWGILGSLPTEAGGEGILLRRGGVSDLVARASGQIADVRVQVGDAIRSGQVVATVRQEALERELAETRAKRDTQQEELDKLLSFSDEQRRLQARNRRQQRSQLEQALATLESDRRLLEERIAAEEGLLADGLITQQKLVTTKQELNATRDRIANNRLDLDGLELSRLETEQSILKEIEAQRTEVRNLGYEIADLEARLRENLNIVAPRQGRVLELMVDPGDVVDGSTPILSLEVPEEDLVAVLFVPASEGKQVAPGMTVRVSPSTVKREEYGYMIGTVDWAAEFPSTRRGMLRLLANEDLVSRLLAEGPLIQIDVTLEGDTNTPTGYRWSSSRGPDLEISSGTLADGRVVVREDRPIHLIMPKVRQNLGL